One genomic window of Danio rerio strain Tuebingen ecotype United States chromosome 24, GRCz12tu, whole genome shotgun sequence includes the following:
- the socs6a gene encoding suppressor of cytokine signaling 6, with amino-acid sequence MKKISLKTIRKSLNIKGKEDGDFVMLQQPTIAAEFTKDDTLFGGCYTKGLVGCDLNGEDEKGHKSRSKSESLMGTLKRRLSTKQKAKVKGGSSAVGSGDDDDTFSSSSVPISFNEVKAQRPLRSSSLRSHHYSPSPWPFRPVGSEEACIKMEVKVKAMVHSPNPSPSLNGIRKEFHDIQLEGLFQDQSETQSGNLHLSIEDHVPIGLTPQDYIQYTMPLDEGMYPDSAQSFCLDGPSPMEVGDQVESDSLHIDQGPDGHDIITSDILMEHSVNGHLADAPAMVLSNSRADTPLFSPSLSPLSTNDIPRTLSGFSSADSHVVERVRHHLNFDPNSAPGVSRVYDSFQSSGPMVVTSLTEELKKLAKQGWYWGPITRWEAEEKLVNLPDGSFLVRDSSDDRYLLSLSFRSQGKTLHTRIEHSNGRFSFYEQPDVEGHTSIVDLIEHSIKDSENGAFCYSRSRLPGSATYPVRLTNPVSRFMQVRSLQYLCRFVIRQYTRIDLIQKLPLPNKMKDYLQEKHY; translated from the coding sequence ATGAAGAAGATCAGTCTGAAGACGATCAGAAAATCACTTAACATAAAGGGCAAAGAAGATGGGGATTTTGTCATGCTCCAGCAGCCAACTATAGCAGCAGAGTTCACCAAGGACGACACGCTGTTTGGAGGTTGTTACACCAAAGGGCTGGTAGGTTGTGATCTTAATGGGGAGGATGAGAAGGGTCATAAGAGTCGATCGAAAAGCGAGAGTCTTATGGGCACTCTAAAGAGAAGACTCTCAACCAAACAGAAAGCGAAAGTCAAAGGTGGCTCCTCCGCAGTGGGCTCTGGAGACGACGACGACACATTCTCTTCTTCGTCCGTTCCAATAAGCTTTAATGAAGTCAAAGCCCAGCGACCCTTAAGATCCTCCTCCCTCCGAAGCCATCATTACAGCCCTTCGCCATGGCCTTTCCGTCCCGTTGGCTCAGAGGAGGCTTGCATTAAAATGGAGGTGAAAGTTAAAGCTATGGTCCACTCTCCTAACCCCAGTCCCTCCCTCAATGGCATCAGAAAGGAGTTCCATGACATCCAATTAGAAGGTTTGTTCCAAGATCAGAGCGAAACTCAAAGTGGCAACTTGCATTTGAGCATTGAGGATCACGTGCCTATTGGACTCACACCTCAGGACTACATCCAGTACACAATGCCTTTAGATGAGGGAATGTACCCAGATTCTGCCCAGTCCTTTTGTTTAGATGGGCCTTCGCCAATGGAAGTGGGTGATCAGGTTGAATCTGACTCTCTGCACATAGACCAGGGTCCGGATGGTCATGATATCATAACATCGGACATTCTCATGGAGCATTCGGTAAACGGACACCTCGCCGATGCTCCGGCAATGGTCCTTTCCAATTCCCGAGCCGACACACCTTTGTTTTCTCCATCTCTGTCACCTCTTTCCACCAACGATATTCCAAGGACCCTCTCCGGGTTCAGTAGTGCAGACTCTCATGTTGTTGAGAGAGTAAGGCATCACTTGAACTTTGACCCCAATTCCGCTCCTGGTGTTAGCAGGGTGTACGATTCTTTCCAAAGCAGCGGACCCATGGTTGTAACAAGCCTTACGGAGGAACTTAAAAAACTGGCCAAGCAGGGTTGGTACTGGGGACCTATAACTCGATGGGAGGCTGAGGAGAAGCTAGTCAACCTTCCAGACGGCTCTTTTTTAGTGAGGGACAGTTCAGATGACCGCTATCTCCTCAGCCTGAGCTTTCGGTCACAGGGGAAGACGCTTCACACCAGGATCGAGCACTCCAATGGCAGATTTAGCTTTTATGAGCAGCCAGACGTAGAAGGTCACACTTCCATTGTAGATCTTATCGAGCATTCGATAAAAGACTCAGAGAACGGCGCATTCTGTTACTCCAGATCCCGTCTGCCGGGGTCCGCCACGTACCCAGTTCGGTTGACCAATCCCGTCTCTCGGTTCATGCAAGTGCGTTCGCTGCAATATCTTTGCCGCTTTGTCATCCGACAGTACACGCGGATAGATCTGATTCAGAAACTGCCTTTGCCAAACAAAATGAAAGATTATTTGCAGGAGAAGCACTACTGA